AAAATTATAAGGTGCGAAAAAAACGCTTATTTTTTTATGATAGACCCGTTATTTTGGCTAGGACTATCTCTATTTTTAGTCTCTTTTAGTTTGTTTGCTGTCTTGCTTGTGACCATTCCGACTCTGCAAGAAGTAGCAAAAGCTGCTCGCACTGCCGAAAAATTGTTTGATACTCTCAATCGTGAATTTCCGCCAACTCTTGAAGCTATTCGCTTGACAGGAAGAGAAGTAGGAGAATTAACTGACGAAATAAATCAAGGAGTCAACAGTGCCACAGGAGTGGTCAAACAAGTAGACCAAAGTTTAGTTAACGCCAAGCAACAGGTTCAGCAGGTTCAGAAAAATAGTCGCGGTTTAGTAGCAGGGGTCAAAACTGCCTGGAAAGTATGGCAAAATCCCAGTAATAATAATACTCCGTCAAATTCTGTTAAAAACTCTAAACGATGGCGAGAACCTAAATCTTAAATGCCAGAATAATATTTGCTGTTTTTCTAGAAGAGAAAGTTTTCAGTGCTAGTAATTACTGATAATCTTAAGTTAAAGTAAAGAAATGTAACAAAAACAAGTACGATTTTAATAAATCAAGGTTATATACATAAAAATTTTTAAATAAAAAGACTATGGTAAATAAATTTATACAGCGTTTCCTAATTACCGTTGGGGCTTGCTTATTGATTTTAACTATTTGCTTTACTCCTTCTGCCTTGGCGGTCAACAATCCAGAACTACTACCCGATATAGAAACCCCTGTAGTTGATTTAGCCAACTTCTTACCTAAGCTGCAAGAAGAATCTTTGATTAAAAACCTAGAGGATTTTGAAGCAGAGACAGGCTGGAAGATGAGAGTATTGACTCAATACGATCGCTCTCCTGGTCGTGCGGTTAAGAAATTCTGGGGTCTAGATGATAAAAGCATTTTACTGGTAGCAGACGGCAGAGGTGGAAATCTGCTGGCCTTTAGTATTGGTGATGATGTTTATGAATTATTGCCCCGTAATTTCTGGATCGAACTGCAAACTCGCTTTGGCAATATGTACTATACTCGCGAACACGGCGAAAACAATGCCATAGTCGAAGCCCTAGAATCTGTAAAAGGTTGTTTAATTAAGCAAGGCTGCAATAGTGTACCTGGACTATCTCAAGAACTATGGATCTTGACCTTAATTAGCTCGATTGTTGGAGGAGTAATTCTGGGAGTTGCTGTCATACCTCGCACAGAAAAACAGGTTATTGCTTGGCAGTGGGGTCTTATAATGTCGCCTCTGTGGGGAATTCTCTTTATCGCCTTTGGCATGGGTCCTATTATTACTCGTACACCTGAATTTCTACCTTTGTTCCGCAACATAATTGGTTTTGCCTTGGGGGCAGTTGTCGCATTTCTCTCGCCTTCATTTATTCAGCCTCCTACTTCAGATTCGGAAACTTAAATCAATGAGCAATGAACAATTAAAGCATTGTGAGGATGATGACAGAAATAGACAAAAGCAAAGTTCAGAAGCTCGTAGAACAGTCTTACGCTCGTAATGATCCAACAGGATGGTTTGAAGAACTATACAATACTGCTCAAGGAGATGAATCAGCTATTCCTTGGGCAGATTTGACGGTTAACCCTAATTTAGCCAACTGGCTTAAACAACAGAACCTCCAAGGACAAGGAAAAACTGCTTTGGTGGTTGGCTGTGGTTTAGGAGATGATGCAGAAGCTTTAGCAAATATAGGTTTTAAAGTTTTAGGATTTGATATTTCACCAACTGCGATCGCCTGGTGTCAAAAGCGTTTTGCCGATTCGCAAGTTAACTACGCGATCGATGATCTATTAAATCCTACCGTAATCAACAGTCGCCACTTTGATTTCATTTTAGAATCTTATACCCTTCAGGCTTTACCTGCTAATGTAAGACATCAGGGAATTGAATCGATTAGCAAACTTCTTGCTCCTCAAGGGAGGTTGTTAATCATCTGTCGTGGAAGAGATGTAAATGAGCCAGCCACTAGTTTACCTTTTCCGCTTACGAAAGAAGAATTGGCTTATTTTGAGCAATTAGGCTTGGAACAAATTAGATTTGAAGATTATCTAGATCAGGGATCTAAACCAGTCAGACGCTTTCGCATCGAATACAAATTGTTCAAATAAACCAAGCTTTAGGGGTATTAACCATCGTTGCCTCAGAGGGACTCGATCCTGGCAATAGAGACTAAATTAGAAAATTACTAGCAGTGTAGATCATTCAAATTGGTATTACAAAAATAAAAAGTATTATACTTACAATGTCTCAATTTAACTCAAATTGAGTCTGTAATTACTGAAGAAATAGCATCAACCGATACAAACCTCTGTAAAGACCCCATAATCTCTGACCAACGGTCAATTTGTGAGAATTGCGGGAGTGATGTTCATAGACTCTAGTAATAACAAAAATGAAATCTAATAAAAATAACTAGTAATTCAACAAAAACGCAGATTGCTATGTCTACTTGTCAGGAAAAAATTCAAAAATCAGATGTTTTTCAAGATCGGTCGGTAATTGTTTCGGTCATTATCCCATCCTACAATACAGCTAAATACATATATAAGGCAATCAAATCTGCTCTCGATCAAACCTTACAAGAAATTGAGGTTATTGTCGTTGACGATGTTTCTCAGGACAATAGTGTAGAAATTATTCGGCAAATTAACGACGCTCGTTTGAAATTGTTTATCAATCAAAAAAATCTCGGTGTTGGGGGGACGCGCAACCGAGCTTTAAGTGAAGCTCAAGGTAAGTGGATAGCTGTTCTAGATGCCGATGATTGGTATGACCCCAATAGACTAGAGAGATTAGTTAAAGTAGCCACCGAGAAAAATGCTGATTTAATT
This DNA window, taken from Pleurocapsa sp. FMAR1, encodes the following:
- a CDS encoding TPM domain-containing protein, with amino-acid sequence MVNKFIQRFLITVGACLLILTICFTPSALAVNNPELLPDIETPVVDLANFLPKLQEESLIKNLEDFEAETGWKMRVLTQYDRSPGRAVKKFWGLDDKSILLVADGRGGNLLAFSIGDDVYELLPRNFWIELQTRFGNMYYTREHGENNAIVEALESVKGCLIKQGCNSVPGLSQELWILTLISSIVGGVILGVAVIPRTEKQVIAWQWGLIMSPLWGILFIAFGMGPIITRTPEFLPLFRNIIGFALGAVVAFLSPSFIQPPTSDSET
- a CDS encoding class I SAM-dependent methyltransferase, translated to MMTEIDKSKVQKLVEQSYARNDPTGWFEELYNTAQGDESAIPWADLTVNPNLANWLKQQNLQGQGKTALVVGCGLGDDAEALANIGFKVLGFDISPTAIAWCQKRFADSQVNYAIDDLLNPTVINSRHFDFILESYTLQALPANVRHQGIESISKLLAPQGRLLIICRGRDVNEPATSLPFPLTKEELAYFEQLGLEQIRFEDYLDQGSKPVRRFRIEYKLFK